In Massilia forsythiae, one DNA window encodes the following:
- a CDS encoding DUF6438 domain-containing protein codes for MNRTWVGVAVALLLFVCSDSGLPGHTSPEPFTDFETLSVDNRGCIFDCPVFEVRIFSDGRVRHSGPIFAQTGGTEEFRIDRASLVRIAHALREAHIDDMRDRYVDEADGCASVMTDQSTLVLHVNRGRGKRNKSVELYTGCFGGSVPAERINALLEAIDHVTGTGTLVERRIQARPRVH; via the coding sequence ATGAATCGCACATGGGTCGGCGTCGCCGTGGCGTTGCTGTTGTTCGTTTGTTCGGACTCCGGCCTGCCCGGACATACATCGCCGGAACCCTTCACGGACTTCGAGACCCTTTCCGTGGACAACCGGGGCTGCATATTCGACTGCCCGGTGTTCGAAGTCAGGATTTTTTCCGATGGACGGGTGCGTCATTCCGGCCCGATCTTCGCCCAAACGGGCGGTACCGAAGAGTTCCGTATCGACCGGGCCAGCCTGGTGCGGATCGCGCACGCCCTGCGCGAAGCGCACATCGACGACATGCGCGACCGCTACGTGGATGAGGCCGACGGTTGCGCGTCGGTGATGACCGATCAGTCGACACTCGTTCTGCATGTGAACCGGGGACGGGGAAAACGCAATAAAAGCGTGGAATTGTATACCGGCTGCTTCGGCGGCAGCGTCCCGGCCGAGCGTATCAATGCGCTGCTCGAGGCCATCGACCACGTCACCGGCACGGGGACGCTGGTCGAACGCCGGATCCAGGCGAGACCACGCGTCCATTGA
- a CDS encoding SEL1-like repeat protein: MFKEAILVVAASAGMLDAAAAQPTGDQGLQKLLERGRSIRNMTVCSDLKRADESGPRDAKDLAFVQDGAMANEPACLILLGRWSERGQGVPKDAAQARTLYERAAPLDPMGHAALGRMAEQGVGAPVSYAQAWDQYSQAAANNDAGSLVALGRMAEHGLGRAPSEREAVDYYRRAARRWNEQGWLELDRIQSARAVMTDSEAKLEQSRWRSLLGTRVADVGERTGATSSFKDFPYEVILRFAFRRGEHAPLWVRVASPSKDPAFDQALQQAAASVRMPPAPVFSKDTSYEVELPMRFKQDKDEPGDAGKKTR, encoded by the coding sequence ATGTTCAAGGAAGCCATATTGGTCGTCGCCGCTTCGGCCGGCATGCTCGACGCCGCCGCGGCGCAGCCGACAGGCGACCAAGGATTGCAGAAATTGCTGGAGCGCGGGCGCAGCATCCGCAACATGACGGTATGCAGTGACTTGAAACGCGCCGACGAATCCGGCCCGCGCGACGCCAAGGACCTGGCGTTCGTGCAGGACGGCGCGATGGCGAACGAACCTGCCTGCCTGATCCTGCTCGGACGCTGGAGCGAGCGTGGGCAGGGCGTGCCGAAAGATGCTGCACAAGCCAGGACGCTGTACGAGCGCGCCGCGCCGCTGGACCCCATGGGGCACGCAGCGCTGGGACGGATGGCCGAGCAGGGTGTCGGCGCACCGGTGTCGTATGCGCAGGCTTGGGACCAGTACAGCCAGGCGGCTGCGAACAACGATGCCGGCAGTCTGGTGGCGCTGGGACGCATGGCGGAACACGGCTTGGGCCGCGCCCCGAGCGAGCGCGAAGCCGTCGACTACTACCGCCGCGCTGCGCGCCGCTGGAACGAGCAGGGTTGGCTGGAACTGGATCGCATCCAGTCGGCGCGTGCTGTCATGACGGACAGCGAAGCGAAGCTGGAGCAATCGCGTTGGCGTTCCCTCCTCGGCACTCGGGTGGCAGACGTCGGTGAAAGAACGGGCGCCACCTCGTCGTTCAAGGACTTTCCCTACGAAGTGATCTTGCGCTTTGCATTCCGGCGCGGCGAGCATGCACCGCTCTGGGTCCGCGTCGCATCGCCGTCCAAGGATCCCGCCTTCGACCAGGCATTGCAGCAGGCAGCGGCAAGTGTACGAATGCCGCCAGCGCCGGTTTTCAGCAAGGACACATCGTACGAGGTAGAGCTGCCCATGCGTTTCAAGCAGGACAAGGACGAACCGGGCGATGCAGGGAAAAAAACCAGGTAG
- a CDS encoding ferritin-like domain-containing protein yields MAHPPELRTQALHCLLLTDPAAKTAAVAALAQAWHAGACTLATDTVLAEPADIPGRPSRPALVPPRLLGRRSMATVEGRAMLVHALAHIEFNAVNLALDAVWRFGGMPAAYYADWLRVAAEEAAHFALLAAHLRTLGYEYGDFPGHDSLWEMVAKTSGDALARMALVPRTMEARGLDAIPPLRAKLAQAGDVEAARILDILLRDEVGHVEIGNRWYFYLCAGSGLEPCATYDALTVQYKAPVLKGPFNVDARRRAGFTEAELARFERDPIAGGRLSHACD; encoded by the coding sequence ATGGCGCATCCGCCCGAACTGCGCACGCAAGCCTTGCACTGCCTGCTGCTGACCGATCCGGCCGCCAAGACCGCCGCCGTGGCCGCCCTGGCGCAGGCCTGGCACGCCGGCGCCTGTACGCTGGCGACGGATACTGTGCTGGCCGAACCGGCGGACATTCCCGGCCGGCCGAGCAGGCCGGCGCTGGTGCCGCCGCGCCTGCTGGGACGGCGCTCGATGGCCACCGTCGAGGGGCGCGCCATGCTGGTCCACGCGCTGGCCCACATCGAGTTCAATGCCGTCAACCTGGCGCTCGATGCGGTGTGGCGCTTCGGCGGCATGCCGGCCGCCTACTACGCCGACTGGCTGCGCGTGGCCGCCGAAGAAGCGGCTCACTTCGCGCTGCTGGCGGCGCATCTGCGCACGCTCGGCTACGAATACGGCGACTTCCCCGGCCACGACAGCCTGTGGGAAATGGTGGCCAAGACCAGCGGCGACGCGCTGGCGCGCATGGCACTGGTGCCGCGCACGATGGAGGCGCGCGGCCTGGATGCGATCCCGCCGCTGCGCGCCAAGCTGGCCCAGGCCGGCGACGTGGAGGCGGCGCGCATCCTCGACATCCTGCTGCGCGACGAGGTCGGCCACGTCGAGATCGGCAACCGCTGGTACTTTTACCTGTGCGCGGGAAGCGGGCTGGAACCCTGCGCCACCTACGACGCGCTCACCGTGCAGTACAAGGCGCCGGTGTTGAAAGGCCCGTTCAACGTCGACGCGCGCCGCCGTGCCGGCTTCACCGAGGCCGAACTGGCGCGTTTCGAACGAGACCCGATCGCGGGCGGGCGCCTCTCCCATGCCTGCGACTGA
- a CDS encoding GNAT family N-acetyltransferase, translated as MEILVYGIDRYDDVMALMRATPGVSIRDADARETTARYLARNPGLSFLAIDAGRVIGCALCGHDGRRGYLQHVIVAPDYRGRGIADALVGRCLDGLAALGIGKTHIDVFTSNDAANRYWTRRGWRRRDDIHRYSMIRTGGANA; from the coding sequence ATGGAAATCCTGGTCTACGGCATCGACCGCTACGACGACGTGATGGCGCTGATGCGCGCCACGCCCGGCGTCTCGATCCGCGACGCCGACGCGCGCGAGACGACCGCACGCTACCTGGCGCGCAACCCGGGCCTGAGCTTCCTGGCCATCGACGCCGGCCGGGTGATCGGCTGTGCCCTGTGCGGCCACGACGGCCGGCGCGGCTACCTGCAGCACGTGATCGTGGCGCCGGACTACCGCGGCCGCGGCATCGCCGACGCGCTGGTCGGGCGCTGCCTGGACGGCCTGGCCGCGCTCGGCATCGGCAAGACCCACATCGATGTCTTCACCAGCAACGACGCCGCCAACCGCTACTGGACGCGGCGCGGCTGGCGGCGTCGCGACGATATTCACCGCTATTCGATGATCCGCACGGGCGGTGCGAATGCCTGA
- a CDS encoding FAD-dependent oxidoreductase, translating into MNRRVHPVRLHGAAASPLADAPDAIVVGSGPGGAGAARALARAGARVLVLEQGGAEALSGTLGQMASMAAVPGKGAFLHRDLSLLVRALTLGGTSTINFATAAPPPAAMFAAHGIDLAPALGELRAELPMAPLPDALVGPMARRIMAAARASGLDWHKLDKLIRPASCRSGCWRCVYGCPFGAKWSARDFIDDACSHGARVRSRARVTRVLVEDGRAAGVEAEIDGRLQQLRAPLVVLAAGGIGSPRLLHASGLLDQSPAFFSDPVVAVMGSVDDLETDPTRDERGGAEVPMAAGAALHEDGISLADLTLPQPMYAAFAAQAGRVDRLLAHARTLTVMVKIRDRIGGRIGPHWVDKTLHPEDRARFARGIGLARDILARAGAHHVFASHHFAAHPGGSVRIGERVDSDLQTATPGLYVCDAAVIPAPWGLPPTLTLLCLGTRLGAHLARGEFPDRAHTGLGAGGAQSACRSNTNVVR; encoded by the coding sequence ATGAACCGGCGCGTGCATCCCGTGCGCCTGCATGGCGCGGCGGCCTCTCCCCTTGCGGATGCGCCGGACGCCATCGTGGTCGGCAGCGGCCCCGGCGGTGCGGGCGCGGCGCGCGCCCTGGCGCGTGCGGGCGCACGCGTGCTGGTGCTGGAACAGGGCGGCGCCGAGGCGCTCAGCGGCACCCTCGGCCAGATGGCGTCGATGGCGGCGGTGCCCGGCAAGGGCGCCTTTCTGCATCGCGACCTGTCGCTGCTGGTGCGCGCCCTGACGCTGGGCGGCACCTCGACCATCAACTTCGCCACCGCCGCCCCGCCCCCGGCCGCCATGTTCGCCGCCCACGGCATCGACCTGGCGCCGGCGCTGGGAGAATTGCGCGCCGAACTGCCGATGGCGCCGCTGCCGGACGCGCTGGTGGGCCCGATGGCCCGGCGCATCATGGCGGCGGCGCGCGCCAGCGGGCTGGATTGGCACAAGCTGGACAAGCTGATCCGCCCTGCATCCTGCCGCAGCGGCTGCTGGCGCTGCGTGTACGGGTGCCCGTTCGGCGCCAAGTGGAGCGCGCGCGACTTCATCGACGATGCCTGCAGCCACGGCGCCCGCGTACGCAGCCGCGCGCGCGTGACGCGCGTGCTGGTCGAGGATGGCCGCGCCGCCGGCGTCGAGGCCGAGATCGACGGCCGCCTGCAGCAATTGCGCGCGCCGCTGGTGGTGCTGGCCGCCGGCGGCATCGGCAGCCCGCGCCTGCTGCACGCCTCCGGCCTGCTGGACCAGTCCCCCGCCTTTTTCAGCGACCCGGTGGTGGCGGTGATGGGCAGCGTGGACGACCTGGAAACCGACCCCACCAGGGACGAGCGCGGCGGCGCCGAAGTGCCGATGGCGGCCGGCGCCGCCCTGCACGAGGACGGCATTTCCCTGGCCGACCTGACGCTGCCGCAGCCGATGTACGCGGCGTTCGCGGCCCAGGCCGGCCGCGTCGACCGCCTGCTGGCGCATGCGCGCACGCTGACGGTCATGGTCAAGATCCGCGACCGCATCGGCGGGCGCATCGGCCCGCACTGGGTCGACAAGACGCTGCACCCCGAGGACCGCGCCCGCTTCGCGCGCGGCATCGGCCTGGCGCGCGATATCCTGGCGCGCGCCGGCGCGCACCACGTGTTCGCCAGCCACCACTTCGCTGCCCACCCCGGCGGCAGCGTGCGCATCGGCGAACGGGTCGACAGCGATCTGCAGACGGCCACGCCCGGCCTGTACGTGTGCGACGCCGCGGTAATCCCGGCGCCGTGGGGCCTGCCGCCGACGCTGACCCTGCTGTGCCTCGGCACGCGCCTGGGCGCGCACCTGGCGCGCGGCGAGTTTCCGGACCGCGCTCACACCGGCCTGGGCGCCGGCGGCGCTCAATCGGCGTGCAGGTCGAACACGAACGTGGTCCGGTAG
- a CDS encoding DNA polymerase II — translation MPATDAAADAAADAAGPHGDSGQGFLLTRHWRDVDDGVEIECWIATDAGPRRLRLAPAPAVAFLPAEQEDAARALLGRERGVELRPLALADFRHRPVLGLYCRHYRQLLRLEKRLREHGVDVYEADVRPPDRYLMERFITAPLAFGGTPAPHDPSLLLDVRLKPVPDYRPRLRTVSLDIETTMQGELRSIGLEGCGERRVYMLGPPNGDATGLDFDLDYCDSRRMLLDRLEAWMARHDPDAVIGWNVIGFDLRVLQRQAEGMGHPLRLGRGGAPMEWRDTGREERYFAGMPGRLVIDGIEALRAATYNFPSFSLENVSRTLLGEGKAIGNPYDRMGEIDRMFAEDKPALATYNLQDCVLVTRIFAKTGLLDFLLERASVTGLAADRSAGSVAAFDHLYMPLMHRQGLVAPNIGDVPGEDSPGGFVMDSRSGLYDSVLVLDYKSLYPSIIRTFLIDPVGLLEGLRAPEEDTVPGFRGARFSRTRHCLPGIVTRVWAGREAAKRDGNAHLAQALKIIMNAFYGVLGTTACRFFDARLASSITLRGHEIMHRTRALIEARGHQVIYGDTDSTFVWLGRPHSDAEALRIGRELVDHVNGWWRAHLRDAMGLDSALELEVDTHFRRFLMPTVRGSEEGSKKRYAGLATAPGGGDEFVYKGLETVRTDWTPLAQQFQQGLYERIFRREPYQDWLRGYVARTLNGELDDLLVYRKRLRRPLAEYERNLPPHVRAARIADAWHLAQGRPAPYRNGGATIAYVMTTGGPEPLETLQSAPDYEHYLTRQLEPVADAILPFLGDGFDKLTSTQGALF, via the coding sequence ATGCCTGCGACTGACGCCGCCGCCGACGCCGCCGCCGACGCCGCCGGGCCGCACGGGGACAGCGGCCAAGGCTTCCTGCTGACGCGGCACTGGCGCGACGTCGATGACGGTGTGGAGATCGAGTGCTGGATCGCCACCGACGCCGGCCCGCGCCGCCTGCGCCTGGCGCCGGCGCCCGCGGTCGCCTTTTTGCCGGCCGAGCAGGAAGACGCGGCGCGCGCGCTGCTGGGGCGCGAACGCGGCGTCGAACTGCGCCCGCTGGCGCTGGCCGACTTCCGCCACCGTCCGGTGCTGGGCCTGTACTGCCGCCATTACCGCCAGCTGCTGCGCCTGGAAAAGCGCCTGCGCGAACACGGCGTCGACGTCTACGAGGCCGACGTGCGCCCGCCCGATCGCTACCTGATGGAGCGCTTCATCACGGCGCCGCTGGCCTTCGGCGGCACGCCGGCGCCGCACGATCCGTCCCTGCTGCTGGATGTGCGCCTGAAGCCGGTGCCCGACTACCGGCCGCGCCTGCGCACCGTCTCGCTCGACATCGAGACCACCATGCAGGGAGAACTGCGCTCGATCGGCCTGGAAGGCTGCGGCGAGCGCCGCGTCTACATGCTCGGCCCGCCCAACGGCGACGCAACCGGGCTCGATTTCGACCTGGACTACTGCGACAGCCGGCGCATGCTGCTCGATCGGCTGGAGGCGTGGATGGCGCGCCACGACCCGGACGCCGTCATCGGCTGGAACGTCATCGGCTTCGACCTGCGCGTGCTGCAGCGCCAGGCCGAGGGCATGGGGCATCCGCTGCGGCTGGGGCGCGGCGGCGCACCGATGGAATGGCGCGACACCGGGCGCGAGGAACGGTACTTCGCCGGCATGCCGGGACGGCTGGTCATCGACGGCATCGAGGCGCTGCGCGCGGCCACCTACAACTTCCCTTCGTTCAGCCTGGAGAACGTGTCCCGGACCCTGCTCGGCGAAGGCAAGGCGATCGGCAACCCGTACGACCGCATGGGCGAGATCGACCGCATGTTCGCCGAGGACAAGCCGGCGCTGGCCACCTACAACCTCCAGGATTGCGTGCTGGTCACGCGCATCTTCGCCAAGACGGGGCTGCTCGACTTCCTGCTGGAGCGCGCCAGCGTGACCGGCCTGGCCGCCGACCGCAGCGCCGGCTCGGTGGCCGCCTTCGACCATCTGTATATGCCGCTGATGCACCGCCAGGGCCTGGTGGCGCCCAACATCGGCGACGTACCGGGCGAGGACAGCCCCGGCGGCTTCGTCATGGATTCGCGCTCGGGCCTGTACGATTCGGTGCTGGTGCTGGACTACAAGAGCCTGTATCCGTCGATCATCCGCACCTTCCTGATCGATCCGGTCGGGCTGCTCGAGGGTCTGCGCGCGCCGGAGGAAGACACCGTGCCCGGCTTTCGCGGCGCGCGCTTCTCGCGCACGCGCCACTGCCTGCCCGGCATCGTCACGCGCGTGTGGGCCGGGCGCGAAGCGGCCAAGCGTGACGGCAACGCGCACCTGGCGCAGGCTTTAAAGATCATCATGAACGCCTTCTACGGCGTGCTCGGCACCACCGCCTGCCGCTTCTTCGATGCGCGCCTGGCCTCGTCGATCACGCTGCGCGGCCACGAGATCATGCACCGGACGCGCGCGCTGATCGAGGCGCGCGGCCACCAGGTCATCTACGGCGACACCGATTCCACCTTCGTCTGGCTGGGTCGTCCGCACAGCGACGCCGAGGCGCTGCGCATCGGCCGCGAACTGGTCGACCACGTCAACGGCTGGTGGCGCGCGCACCTGCGCGATGCCATGGGGCTGGACAGCGCGCTCGAGCTGGAAGTCGACACCCATTTCCGCCGCTTCCTGATGCCGACCGTGCGCGGCTCGGAAGAGGGCAGCAAGAAGCGCTACGCCGGCCTGGCCACGGCGCCCGGCGGCGGCGACGAGTTCGTCTACAAGGGACTGGAAACGGTGCGCACCGACTGGACCCCGCTGGCGCAGCAGTTCCAGCAGGGCCTGTACGAACGCATCTTCCGGCGTGAGCCCTACCAGGACTGGCTGCGCGGCTACGTGGCGCGCACGCTGAACGGCGAGCTGGACGACCTGCTGGTGTACCGCAAGCGCCTGCGCCGCCCGCTGGCCGAATACGAGCGCAACCTGCCGCCGCACGTGCGCGCGGCGCGCATCGCCGATGCCTGGCACCTGGCGCAGGGCCGTCCGGCGCCGTACCGCAACGGCGGCGCCACGATCGCCTACGTGATGACGACCGGCGGGCCGGAGCCGCTGGAAACGCTGCAATCGGCGCCCGATTACGAGCACTACCTGACGCGCCAGCTGGAACCGGTGGCGGATGCGATCCTGCCGTTCCTGGGCGACGGCTTCGACAAGCTGACCAGCACGCAGGGCGCGTTGTTCTGA
- a CDS encoding outer membrane beta-barrel protein: MNKKILVAALLSAAFGAAQAQTAVVEPSPARFLVGMGLSGGGDKLVSARYTDGDTVNLHGGGLIYFTAGVDYRFTPEFSLQGTVNYHVDQANARNGDIKFQRFPVELIGYYHPNPSWRVGGGVRYAASPKLSSSGVASGLDAKFDDATSAVVEAEYFSSPNVGFKLRYVNEKYKSRGFEDVDGSHVGISANYYF; the protein is encoded by the coding sequence ATGAATAAAAAAATCCTCGTTGCCGCGCTCCTGTCCGCGGCCTTCGGCGCCGCACAGGCGCAAACCGCCGTCGTCGAACCTTCGCCGGCCCGCTTCCTGGTGGGCATGGGCCTGAGCGGCGGCGGCGACAAGCTCGTCAGCGCCCGCTATACCGACGGCGACACCGTCAACCTGCATGGCGGCGGCCTGATCTACTTCACCGCCGGCGTCGACTACCGCTTCACGCCCGAGTTCTCGCTGCAGGGTACGGTCAACTACCATGTGGACCAGGCCAATGCCAGGAACGGCGACATCAAGTTCCAGCGCTTTCCGGTCGAACTGATCGGCTACTACCATCCGAACCCGTCCTGGCGCGTGGGCGGCGGCGTGCGCTATGCGGCCAGCCCGAAACTGAGCAGCAGCGGCGTGGCCTCCGGCCTGGACGCGAAGTTCGACGACGCCACCAGCGCCGTGGTGGAAGCGGAATACTTCAGCAGCCCGAACGTCGGCTTCAAGCTGCGCTACGTGAACGAAAAATACAAGTCGCGCGGTTTCGAGGACGTCGACGGCAGCCATGTGGGTATCTCGGCCAACTACTACTTCTGA
- a CDS encoding YfaP family protein, whose translation MLMRTLSAALLGLAALLPAASQTLETPAGGWNRAGLVDRSEEPAVNYPYALIDRGVQRNRTMIRGRLAAAGKQRPFHTLVVNGNPTPLYTDDEGRFARGYTFGRGSNSVEIRSPSGKAVKRVQYYEADSSRPQPVLRVIAAWDDNQAEIDLHVVTPDGQHAYWMHPALTNGGGLDVDSVDGPGPEMFTMTAPMRGAYQVWVNYWGNFGSEGYHFDASTRQRPIITTRVTLIFNENTGRERREEFVIPLRALGELTLVKSFRL comes from the coding sequence ATGCTGATGCGTACCCTTTCCGCCGCCCTGCTCGGCCTCGCGGCGCTGCTGCCGGCGGCCAGCCAGACCCTCGAGACGCCCGCCGGCGGCTGGAACCGCGCCGGCCTGGTCGACCGCTCGGAAGAGCCGGCGGTCAACTATCCGTATGCGCTGATCGACCGCGGCGTGCAGCGCAACCGCACCATGATCCGCGGCCGCCTGGCCGCGGCCGGCAAGCAGCGCCCGTTCCACACGCTGGTGGTGAACGGCAACCCGACCCCGCTGTACACCGACGACGAGGGCCGCTTCGCGCGCGGCTACACGTTCGGGCGCGGCTCCAACAGCGTCGAGATCCGCTCGCCGAGCGGCAAGGCGGTCAAGCGCGTGCAGTATTACGAGGCCGACAGCAGCCGCCCGCAGCCGGTGCTGCGCGTGATCGCCGCCTGGGACGACAACCAGGCCGAGATCGACCTGCACGTGGTCACGCCGGACGGCCAGCACGCCTACTGGATGCACCCGGCGCTCACCAACGGCGGCGGCCTGGACGTGGACAGCGTCGACGGCCCCGGTCCGGAAATGTTCACCATGACCGCGCCGATGCGCGGCGCCTACCAGGTCTGGGTGAATTACTGGGGCAACTTCGGCAGCGAGGGCTACCACTTCGACGCCTCCACGCGCCAACGGCCGATCATCACCACGCGCGTGACCCTGATCTTCAACGAAAACACCGGGCGCGAGCGGAGGGAAGAATTCGTCATCCCCTTGCGCGCCCTGGGCGAACTCACGCTGGTGAAATCGTTCCGCCTCTGA